aggggtatatatgtgcccagagtaggtagccaggggtataggtgcccagagtaggtagccaggggtataggtgcccagagtaggtagccaggggtataggtgcccagagtaggtagccaggggtatatatgtgcccagagtaggtagccaggggtataggtgcccagagtaggtagccagaggtatatatgtgcccagagtaggtagccaggggtataggtgcccagagtatgtagccaggggtataggtgcccagagtaggtagccaggggtatatatgtgcccagagtaggtagccaggggtatatatgtgcccagagtaggtagccaggggtatatatgtgcccagagtatgtagccaggggtatatatgtgcccagagtaggtagccaggggtatatatgtgcccagagtaggtagccaggggtatatatgtgcccagagtaggtagccaggggtatatatgtgcccagagtaggtagccaggggtatatatgtgcccagagtaggtagccaggggtatatatgtgcccagagtaggtagccaggggtatatatgtgcccagagtaggtagccaggggtatatgtgcccagagtaggtagccaggtcaggtgtccccctccccagcaggaggggagcagcgcagagaagaggaagagctgctctctctccctcgctgtcccctccaatgtctgtccgggacggtgctggcagccgcgggcggaacttacctccgtctctcgcagcgcaggatggatctgccgctactctggtctggtccagaccagagcagcggctgcgcacccgaacttccggccggcgctggagcgagacggaggtgagttccgcccgccgctgccagcaccgtcccggacagacattggaggggacagcgagggagagagagcacctaaggtgagggaaggaggggggatatggccccccttccccaccgtccgcacagctctctctcttctctgcgctgctctcctcacgTCTccgcaaaacaaacaaacaaaaaaaaaaaaacccctgaagctcagctgggcgcccttggggacccggcgccccggggcacttgtcctaccccgaccccccctagctccgcgcctgcaccagcctgccccctcacatatccctgctgatccagaggaaggtacaacaccagcctgctccctcacatatccctgctgatgcagaggaaggcacaacaccagcctgctctctcacatatccctgctgatccagaggaaggcacaacaccagcctgctgcctcacatatccctgctgatccagaggaaggcacaacaccagcctgtacactcacatatccctgctgatccagaggaaggcacaacaccagcctgcaccctcacatatccctgctgatccagaggaaggcacaacaccagcctgcaccctcacatatccctgctgatccagaggaaggcacaacaccagcctgctccctcacatatccctgctgatccagaggaaggcacaacaccagcctgatgcctcacataaccctgctgatccagaggaagacacaatcccagcctgcaccctcacatatccctgctgatccagaggaaggcacaacaccagcctgcaccctcacatatccctgctgtgctgatccagaggaagacacaacaccagcctgcaccctcacatatccctgctgatccagaggaaggcacaacaccagcctgctccctcacatatccctgctgatccagaggaaggcacaacaccagcctgctccctcacatatccctgctgatccagaggaaggcacaacaccagcctgtaccctcacatatccctgctgatccagaggaaggcacaacaccagcctgctccctcacatatccctgctgatccagaggaaggcacaacaccagcctgctccctcacatatccctgttgatccagaggaaggcgaaaaaacccttacaaggcatggtccaattagccccaaaagggaaaacattccttcccgactccagatggcaatcagataacatccctggatcaacatcattgggcattacctagtaattgtagccaaagtgtcagactctaatcagctaatgaatccaaaacacctgctaaGTGTTCctatttcatgtattagtttcaccttttaagttgaattactgaaataaatggacttttgcatgatattcaaatttttcgacTTTAGCCTGTATATATATTAAATAAGATATAGCTGTAGTGAGATCAATCTGATGAGTTTGTGGCAAAAGAGTCTTGGTTGTCTAGGTTTGAGAATAAGATGCAGGGTAGCATCATATTTCTAACATCTAATCATTTCAACTCTTTATTTTTTGCTGGCTTCTTTAAATTCCCCAAAATTTTGGgcgtgattcacaaaacggtgctaacggtTAGCACGCTGTGATAACGGTTATCGCTCGAAAACATTTGCGTTCGTGTATTAACGCAATTTTTTTGAACGTTAACGGTCGCGTTCACGTGATAAATTTGCGTTATTGCACGAACGCGAGTGTTAACATGCAAAGAATTTGTGTTAATGTGCGAACGTGAGTTTTTGCATGTGATAACCGTTTTTTTGTGCGAAACACGgtttttttcacacaaaaatgcgctaaaacgcatgaaaagccgtgctaacagccgtgctaacagttagcaccgttttgtgaatcaagccccttttcTTCCTCAGCCTGAATAAAACGTTCATCTGGGAAAGACAAAATCTAACAGTAGTTTCTGACAGATACCAAAGCTCTCTCTTAGCTACTTTTAATGCACTTTCCCTTGACATCTCTATCTGGGCAAGAGTTCAAAAGCTGTATCATATCCAAATCATGGGAGGTTTTATGAAATCTTATCAACAACACCTGCTGCCTGCATGAAAGAGTTGTTCGAAATCTGGAGCAACCATACTGGCTACCAATGCGAGTGTGGTCTACTGTGTAGTCAATAAAAGTGATTAAAGTGTgcaacccttaaagggaacctgaagtgaaataaaagagcagtttaacttacctgtgaCCACTTCCAGCTCTCTGCAGTCCTTCTGTGTCCTCACAATCATTTTGCAATCCTCCAGTCAGCCGTAGAACCCCTCTGAAAGATAACCAGTCTCAGGCTACTACGCATGTGTGGCCCCAAGCCACGTGCCTCCTGTTCGGGAGCCGGTAGCactttgctcatgcgcagtagcaatttttactcACTGAACAAGTGCAAAACACTCCTGTTTCATGGAAGCCCAATCTGAAGAGCCGCACAAACAACTGACAAGAGAGCTCTGCAGCTGACCACCTGGAATAATGCAAGAGCACAGAAGGACTGTAGGGGGCTAgaagaggcttaaagggaacctttaaaagcttaagggaaccttaactgaatgaggggtaaagagtttcaattacctggggctattaccagccccctgcagcagtcctgtgccctcagagccgctctggaatcctccggtcccccgctgtccctcagtttcgtttttggcgactcaccagtcggccggccgccatgcgtattattggacgcattccctactgcaattagcgctgttgcggaccgcaactcgtacaaaaatacgcattgctgcatatctacgcgtgcggaatgcggcaacgcgtattgttgtacgcgttgcggtccgcaacatcgCTAATTGCAGTAAGGAATgcatccaataatacgcatggcggccggccgactggtgagtcgtcaaaaacgaaactaagtgacagtgggggaccggaggattccagagcggctctgagggcacaggactgctgaagggggctggtaatagccccaggtaagtgaaactctttaccccccgttcagttaaggttccctttaagaattccAAGCTGTCTTggatttattaaagagaacccgaggtggctttgtattacgttagtggggcacagaggctggttgggcacactaacaccagcctctgttgccccatcgtgtgtctcaaagacccccctgcttgcTGCTATCCtctccgcagtgctggcgacacgcagcatgtcgccagcacaatgtttaccctagcgctgtctgtcagcgccgctccgccgcctcctccgcatcgccgctacccgccctcgtcccttccctccaatcagcgggagggaagggacgagggtgggtagcggcgatgcggaggaggcggcggagcggcgctgacagacagcgctagggtaaacattgtgctggcgacacgctgcgtgtcgctagcaccgcGGGGGTATAgcagcgagcaggggggtctttgagacacacgatggggcaacagaggctggtgttagtgtgcccaaccagcctctgtgccccactaatgtaatacaaagccacctcgggttctctttaaggatctcTCAGCAATTAGCACTATGGCTAAATGCGACCAGGTCCTGGGTGAGGATTGCAGCCATTTTACTGCTAAtagcattattttaaaaaatagcctTTTTTTGGTAAATAATTCCTGTTCGGGTTTTGCAGTATCATTATATTCTACGATGATCTGTTCCCAAAAGAACATAAACTAGTCAGCTCCTtgggcttttttattttttaactatttttatattttaaaagtgCACTTCATGTAGGACTCAACAAAATATACTCTGTGGTGACCCTTCCCTTGTCTTTTCATTGCTAGCTTACTTTGAACTAAAATGTTGTGCCATACCTCTTGTATCCACAGAGGCAAGTAGATGGACATCAAAAGTAACTCACAAGTGACGGAGTTCGTGTTTTCTGGACTGACCAATGACCATAACCTAATCCCGTTTCTCTTCACTTTTTTCTTGCTTGTTTATTTGGTGACTGTGCTTGGAAATATTGGCTTAATGGTCATTGTCCATGTTTCCGCCAACCTCCACACTCCCATgtacttcttcttgagccacctcTCTGCAGTGGACCTCTTCTACTCTTCAGCTGTAACTCCTAAACTCATATCTGACCTAATTTCTCTGCAGAAGACCATATCGTTTATTGGATGTGCTGCTCAGTTTTTCTTCTTTGCTGCTCTTGCTGGAACAGAGGTCCTCTTGCTTTCAAGCATGTCCTATGATCGATATGCTGCTGTATGCCATCCTCTCCACTATGTCTCCATAATGACCACAAAGAAATGCTTCATTATGGTCAGTTTGTCATTCTCTTTTGGCTTCTTCCAGTCATTAATGCAAACTAGCTGTCTGTTCAGTCTGGAATACTGTGAATCAAATCTTATTGATCATTTCTATTGTGATGTCCCACCCATGCTCCAGTTGTCTTGCTCGGAGACCCTTCTCTGCAACATGTTAAATATTTTACTCATTGGATCTTGTGGCTTCCTATCATTGTTAACAATTTTGGTGACCTACTTCCTGATCTTTTCTGCTGTTTTGCATATAAGCTCTTCGGAGGGCCGAGTGAAAGCATTTAATACCTGTTCCTCCCATCTCCTGTGTGCTACTGTCTTCTATGCGTCAGTTTTCTTTACTTACCTGcgtcctccttccagtgtcctggaGAATAAAGACAAGGTGGCCTCTGTCTTCTACACAGTGGTGACCCCAATGCTGAATCCTCTCTTCTATAGTCTAAGGAACCAAGAGGTGAAGAGAGCCATTATGCAAGCAATACACAGTACTGAATGCCTGCAAAAAATTCTATAATTTCCCTGAGCGTGGAATGAGGTTGCTGCACATGTATGGAAAATTCTAGCAAATATTGTTACTGTTTATATAAATTTCTACCAAGATTTTTTTAGGAGGGCAAAAAAATGGCCTTCTATGCCCAATATTAGTTTATATTTAATTAAATACACACTGGAAGCCAAGGATCGCACTACACACAGATGGGACAGGTGCTCCCGCATGGTATGAGGTTGTCTAGACCAGATGATGTGCAATAGCCCCTCTGATGAGGCCCGCTATAAGGAAGGGCGAAACAGCTGTTAGGGCAGCAGTCTTGGAGATTCCCTAGGGCATCACCACTTCCATCCAGATCCATGGCCTGCTACCACACATGATTGCCTGCACTGCTAACTTCTTGCTCCCTGCATGCTTTCTAGCTTAGCTCTTAGCtttaactgtaccatgatgtattTTTGAGACTCTTTGGAGTTTTGTCACAGATTGCTGGATGCATAGATGTGATATGTGAATGGCAACCAATAAAGTGGTGTTTTTTTCTTGAAAGTCCCTGCCAATTTTTCTTCTTTTGGTGAAGTCAATGCAGAGTGTGCACAATGTAGGTTTTCCCCCAATAGCCTTTAAAAGGTCTGTGGCCTCAGgtaccccccctacccccccccccccccccccacacacacacacacacactcacactactttACAGTACAAAGTGTGCATTGCACAGCAACTcttccccccatcccttcccaCTTGTGTCCTGCCAGGCAGCCCTTTATGATAACATAAAGAAAACTCAAGATGAGGTTCAGGTTCAGAATCAGAAAGGACCAGAGGACATGATCGTCGCATggaagaaaaatgttttagccaattatttaggaaagggttctctacagtaagagtgattacgatgtggaatgcattgctacTGGAAGTAGTtaaggcaaattctatacctgcatttaaagggggcttagatgctttctttgcattgaaagacatccatggctacaattgctaggtaatgccaAGTGATTTTGATCCAggcattttatctgattgccatctggagtcgagcaggaattttttcccttttggggctgattggaccatgccttgtaaggttttttcgccttcctctggatcagcagggaaatgtgagggagcaggctggtgttgtaccttcctctggatcaacagggatatgtgagggagcaggctggtgttgtactttgttctctgcttgaactcgatggacgtatgtcttttttcaacccaaataactatgtaactatgtacttacctaagaaggctccccatgtcctcctcgttGGTGACATTACTCACCGGAACCTTCCAGAAGATCTGGACCAtgttcctcttcatgcacgagtgtGGCCGTGCTGCACCTGTTCGAGTACAGCCAAGTCTGAGAAGTAGCATGGAGACACCCATGCAGGAGCAGttccggcttactgtgcaggcctggccattctcgcacaggcacagtacagccacactcaTTTCAGAAGAGGAGTGCAGACCCGATTTTAAAtccgacaagcccttgttggatTTTTTGAGTGGGTTTCTGCTTGGTAATGGGGGACCACAGGTTGGTATGGAAAGCCGCaacaggatccagaagcttccctcttcttagctaTGTCTTTCTTACCCCGAGGATtgcctttggtacactttaatatgCAGCAGAGTATTTGGGCAGGGGTTGCTATAGCTACCTTTATTACATTCCCAATCTATGgttcctcccaccactcagaaTAATTGGTAAACAAAATGTATTCAAGTGATGGTAAAAAATACCTTTCATAGAGTTCATCAAGTCTTCAACAAAACCCCTAACCAAATTAAACAGACAGATTAATAAAATAGACTGAAGACTCTTTAGGTATGTAGTAATCATTTATTCAGAGTCTTCTATCAAAACTAAAGTCAACATATGGCAGAAATTTCCAATACAAAGGGCACTGATGGCCATAGATCAAAGCAAGCATGTTACACAACAGGGATATTTGAAAGCTGGTACAAGGAGAATCATTCAAATTAATCAAATTGTGAGATTGAACACaattattttcacctgaagaacgtcGCAAAAATCACTGTTAAGTCATGGAGAAAAAAACAGAGGGAGAACCGGGACCCCAATCTAGCGTAATATCTTTAGGTCACCAGGACAAAATATAAAAGGCaagaagtatactcacaaacaagggttgctGGG
This DNA window, taken from Hyperolius riggenbachi isolate aHypRig1 chromosome 3, aHypRig1.pri, whole genome shotgun sequence, encodes the following:
- the LOC137561845 gene encoding olfactory receptor 5B21-like, which produces MDIKSNSQVTEFVFSGLTNDHNLIPFLFTFFLLVYLVTVLGNIGLMVIVHVSANLHTPMYFFLSHLSAVDLFYSSAVTPKLISDLISLQKTISFIGCAAQFFFFAALAGTEVLLLSSMSYDRYAAVCHPLHYVSIMTTKKCFIMVSLSFSFGFFQSLMQTSCLFSLEYCESNLIDHFYCDVPPMLQLSCSETLLCNMLNILLIGSCGFLSLLTILVTYFLIFSAVLHISSSEGRVKAFNTCSSHLLCATVFYASVFFTYLRPPSSVLENKDKVASVFYTVVTPMLNPLFYSLRNQEVKRAIMQAIHSTECLQKIL